The Sporomusa termitida genome has a window encoding:
- the leuB gene encoding 3-isopropylmalate dehydrogenase, which translates to MSSSKNIVIIPGDGIGTEITAAALQVAQAAAAQSGSSFTYETKQAGGAAIDEYGIPLPAETIEACRKADGVLLGAVGGPQWDHVAPELRAEKAILGLRKELGLYANLRPIKVFPALAGQSPLKAEIVSAVNILIVRELNGGIYYGARQEASVVNGVEQACDSEMYSRPEVERIVRLACRAAIGRKGRVTSVDKANVLATSRLWRKVAAEIAQDFSEVELSHMYVDNCAMQLVLNPGNFDVIVTSNLFGDILSDEAAVLSGSIGLLPSASLGDGTGLYEPIHGSAPDIAGQGLANPLGTILSAAMLFRYSLSNTQAAIMIEQAVEQVLNDGYRTADIFQPGFTKVSTEEMGRQVIARLR; encoded by the coding sequence ATGAGTAGCAGTAAAAACATTGTTATTATTCCCGGTGATGGCATTGGGACCGAGATTACCGCTGCGGCCTTACAGGTAGCCCAGGCGGCTGCTGCCCAAAGCGGATCCAGTTTTACTTATGAAACAAAACAGGCCGGTGGAGCCGCGATTGATGAGTATGGAATACCGCTGCCGGCAGAGACTATTGAGGCTTGCCGCAAGGCTGATGGTGTGCTGCTAGGTGCGGTCGGCGGCCCCCAATGGGATCATGTTGCTCCCGAACTTAGAGCTGAAAAAGCTATTTTAGGACTGCGCAAGGAACTGGGGTTATATGCAAATCTACGGCCGATAAAAGTTTTCCCGGCTCTTGCCGGCCAGTCGCCGCTAAAAGCGGAGATTGTCAGTGCCGTAAATATCCTGATTGTCAGAGAACTCAATGGCGGCATCTATTATGGTGCCCGCCAAGAGGCAAGTGTTGTTAACGGGGTGGAGCAGGCATGTGACAGCGAAATGTACAGCCGGCCGGAGGTAGAGCGTATTGTCCGGCTGGCCTGCCGGGCAGCGATCGGCCGTAAAGGCCGGGTAACGTCGGTCGACAAAGCCAATGTACTGGCCACCTCCCGCCTATGGCGTAAAGTGGCTGCTGAAATAGCGCAGGATTTTTCCGAGGTTGAACTCAGTCATATGTATGTCGATAATTGTGCGATGCAGCTGGTATTGAATCCGGGAAATTTTGACGTAATTGTTACCAGCAACCTGTTTGGTGATATTTTAAGCGACGAGGCCGCAGTGTTGTCCGGTTCGATTGGCCTCCTGCCGTCAGCCAGTCTGGGTGATGGTACCGGCTTGTATGAACCAATTCACGGTTCGGCGCCGGACATTGCCGGCCAGGGACTAGCCAACCCGCTGGGAACCATATTGTCGGCGGCAATGCTGTTCCGCTATTCGCTCAGCAATACACAGGCGGCCATAATGATTGAGCAGGCGGTTGAGCAGGTCCTGAATGATGGTTATCGGACGGCGGATATTTTCCAGCCCGGTTTTACCAAGGTATCGACCGAAGAAATGGGCCGGCAAGTAATCGCCAGACTGAGGTGA
- a CDS encoding 3-isopropylmalate dehydratase small subunit, whose amino-acid sequence MEFSGKVWRYGDNVDTDVIIPARYLNTANMKELAAHAMEDIDPTFAGKVQQGDIIVAGKNFGCGSSREHAPGALKAAGVACVVAESFARIFYRNAINIGLPLIELGEGEVNIKAGDTLTVDLDRGTAQNLATGEEFVVPALPGFIQEIAQSGGLVNYTRQVLAAREGKK is encoded by the coding sequence ATGGAATTTTCAGGAAAAGTATGGCGTTATGGCGATAATGTGGATACCGATGTTATTATTCCGGCCCGTTATCTTAATACTGCCAATATGAAAGAGCTGGCCGCGCATGCCATGGAAGATATTGACCCTACTTTTGCCGGTAAGGTACAGCAGGGGGATATTATTGTGGCTGGCAAAAATTTCGGCTGTGGTTCGTCGCGGGAACATGCCCCGGGGGCTTTAAAAGCCGCTGGTGTTGCCTGTGTGGTTGCCGAGAGCTTTGCCCGGATCTTTTACCGTAATGCCATTAACATTGGGTTACCGCTGATTGAGCTGGGCGAAGGTGAGGTTAATATAAAAGCCGGCGATACCCTTACCGTAGACCTGGACAGGGGGACCGCGCAGAATCTGGCAACCGGTGAAGAGTTTGTTGTGCCGGCACTTCCCGGGTTCATCCAGGAGATTGCCCAGTCCGGGGGGCTGGTTAATTACACCCGCCAAGTACTTGCGGCCAGGGAGGGAAAAAAATGA
- the leuC gene encoding 3-isopropylmalate dehydratase large subunit, with amino-acid sequence MARPMTMTEKIFAAHAGLNEVSPGELIRARLDLVLGNDITAPPAITEFEQISAKVFDKDKIALVPDHFTPNKDIKSAEMAKTMREFARKHDITHYFEVGRMGIEHVLLPEQGLVAPGEVIIGADSHTCTYGAVGAFATGVGSTDMACAMATGETWFKVPASIKVELTGRLPRWVSGKDIILYLIGMIGVDGARYQSLEFAGEGVATLTMTDRLTIANMAIEAGAKNGIFPVDAVTERYLSGRVTRAYTPVAADPEAGYVRTVTINLSQLTPVVALPHLPENVRPVHDLEPTPINQVIIGSCTNGRIEDLEQAAAILKGRQVHANVRAIIIPGSQAVYLEAVNLGYVETFVRAGAVVSTPTCGPCLGGHMGILAKGERAVATTNRNFRGRMGHVESEVYLAGPAVAAASAVLGRIAGPEEVK; translated from the coding sequence ATGGCTAGACCAATGACAATGACTGAAAAAATATTTGCCGCCCATGCCGGTTTGAATGAGGTTTCACCCGGCGAACTTATCAGGGCCAGGTTAGACTTGGTACTGGGTAATGACATTACTGCGCCACCGGCTATTACAGAGTTTGAGCAAATCAGCGCTAAGGTGTTTGACAAAGATAAAATTGCTTTAGTGCCTGACCACTTTACGCCGAATAAAGATATTAAATCTGCCGAAATGGCCAAGACGATGAGAGAATTTGCCAGGAAGCATGATATTACTCACTATTTTGAGGTTGGCCGTATGGGGATTGAGCATGTCTTACTGCCGGAACAGGGGCTTGTTGCCCCTGGCGAGGTGATTATCGGCGCCGATTCCCACACCTGTACCTATGGGGCTGTGGGGGCTTTTGCCACCGGCGTTGGATCAACTGATATGGCTTGCGCGATGGCTACCGGTGAAACCTGGTTTAAGGTTCCGGCCAGCATTAAGGTTGAGTTGACAGGCCGGCTGCCTCGCTGGGTTTCCGGCAAGGACATAATACTATACCTTATCGGTATGATTGGGGTTGATGGGGCCCGCTACCAGTCCCTGGAGTTTGCCGGTGAAGGCGTGGCGACTCTCACAATGACAGATCGTCTGACGATTGCCAATATGGCGATTGAAGCCGGCGCCAAGAACGGAATATTTCCGGTGGATGCGGTTACTGAGCGGTATTTGTCCGGGCGGGTTACGCGAGCCTATACACCAGTGGCTGCCGATCCCGAGGCTGGATATGTACGAACTGTTACCATCAATTTAAGTCAGCTTACACCGGTGGTTGCGCTGCCACACTTACCGGAGAATGTACGGCCGGTACATGACCTTGAGCCTACGCCTATCAACCAGGTAATTATCGGTTCCTGTACCAACGGGCGCATTGAGGATCTGGAGCAGGCTGCTGCTATTCTGAAAGGGCGTCAGGTTCATGCTAATGTCCGGGCAATTATCATTCCCGGCAGCCAGGCAGTATACCTCGAAGCTGTCAATTTAGGCTATGTGGAAACCTTTGTAAGAGCCGGGGCTGTTGTCAGTACGCCAACCTGCGGACCTTGCCTGGGTGGCCATATGGGCATTCTGGCGAAGGGTGAGCGGGCTGTGGCGACCACTAACCGTAATTTCCGGGGCCGGATGGGACATGTTGAAAGTGAAGTTTATCTGGCTGGCCCGGCGGTAGCGGCGGCAAGCGCCGTATTAGGGCGAATTGCCGGACCAGAGGAGGTTAAATAA
- a CDS encoding 2-isopropylmalate synthase, producing MEIRRIQIFDTTLRDGEQTPGVSLQTEEKVEIALALAKLQVDVIEAGFPVASPGDFEAVSQIAARVKGPVIAALARANVKDIDTAYQAIKAAAKPRIHTFIATSDIHLEHKLKMTRLQLLERVDEAVRFAKSLTADIEFSAEDASRSDRDFLCQVFTRAIAAGATVINVPDTVGYTTPLEFGALITYIREHVPNISQAAISVHCHDDLGMAVANSLAAVAAGAEQVECTINGLGERAGNAALEEVVMAINTRREFYSAITNVNTRQIYRTSRLVSTLTGIAVPPNKAIVGDNAFAHESGIHQHGVLNNPLTYEIISPEVVGVSRNAIVLGKHSGRHAFEERLKHLGYEIDTDMVNNLFIKFKDLADRKKMVFDKDIEALIVEKAAVRPEWYTLAYYHVVSGNQTLATASVQLKTSAGICEAASCGDGPVDAAFKAIEQAVGFAVGLHDYQLKAVTAGEDALGESTVWIERDGRTFNGRGLSTDVIEASAKAYVNAINKMLAVCGFPAIEQAAGR from the coding sequence GTGGAAATTCGGAGAATTCAAATATTTGACACAACTCTCCGTGATGGCGAGCAGACGCCGGGAGTCAGTCTGCAAACAGAAGAAAAGGTGGAAATTGCCCTGGCGCTTGCCAAACTGCAGGTGGATGTTATTGAAGCCGGATTTCCGGTCGCCTCGCCTGGTGACTTTGAAGCAGTGAGTCAGATTGCCGCGAGGGTCAAAGGTCCGGTGATTGCAGCTTTGGCCCGTGCTAATGTAAAGGACATAGACACGGCTTACCAGGCCATTAAGGCAGCCGCGAAGCCCCGGATACACACTTTTATTGCCACAAGCGATATTCATCTTGAGCATAAACTGAAAATGACCCGGCTCCAGCTGTTAGAACGTGTTGATGAGGCTGTGCGTTTTGCTAAAAGTCTGACTGCCGATATCGAGTTTTCAGCGGAAGATGCATCAAGGTCGGACCGTGATTTTCTGTGTCAGGTATTTACCAGGGCAATTGCAGCCGGGGCTACAGTCATTAATGTCCCGGATACGGTAGGCTATACAACACCACTGGAATTTGGCGCTCTAATCACCTATATCCGTGAGCATGTTCCTAATATCAGTCAGGCTGCGATCAGTGTACACTGTCATGACGACTTAGGCATGGCGGTGGCCAATTCACTGGCGGCAGTGGCGGCTGGGGCCGAGCAGGTGGAATGTACTATCAATGGCCTGGGTGAGCGGGCCGGCAATGCTGCTCTGGAAGAAGTGGTTATGGCCATAAATACCCGCCGGGAGTTTTATAGCGCCATAACCAATGTAAATACTAGGCAGATATACAGGACATCCCGCCTTGTCAGTACCCTAACCGGCATCGCGGTACCGCCCAATAAAGCAATCGTCGGCGACAATGCCTTTGCTCATGAATCCGGTATTCACCAGCATGGTGTGCTCAATAATCCGCTGACCTACGAAATTATCAGCCCGGAAGTGGTTGGTGTCAGCCGTAACGCCATTGTGCTTGGAAAACATTCAGGCCGCCATGCTTTTGAGGAACGCCTAAAACATTTAGGTTATGAAATTGACACCGATATGGTTAATAACCTGTTTATTAAGTTCAAAGATCTGGCTGATCGCAAAAAAATGGTATTTGATAAGGATATCGAAGCACTTATTGTGGAAAAAGCAGCAGTACGCCCGGAATGGTACACCTTAGCGTATTATCATGTTGTGAGCGGGAATCAGACTCTGGCTACTGCTTCTGTGCAGCTTAAAACAAGTGCGGGGATTTGTGAAGCCGCCAGTTGCGGCGACGGGCCGGTAGATGCGGCATTTAAGGCGATTGAGCAGGCAGTTGGGTTTGCGGTTGGCCTTCATGATTATCAGCTTAAGGCAGTAACCGCCGGTGAGGATGCACTGGGGGAGTCTACAGTATGGATTGAACGTGATGGACGCACCTTTAACGGGCGGGGGTTATCAACTGACGTTATTGAAGCAAGTGCCAAAGCGTATGTAAATGCAATTAATAAAATGCTGGCTGTATGCGGGTTTCCTGCAATTGAGCAGGCGGCAGGGAGGTAA
- the ilvC gene encoding ketol-acid reductoisomerase, translating to MSKMYYEQDARWELIQGKTVAVIGYGSQGHAHALNLKDSGVKVIVGLHEGSKSAAKAREDGLTVTNVAQAVACADITMILIPDEKQANVYATEIAPNLKPGSALAFAHGFNIHFNQIVPPANVDVFMIAPKGPGHLVRRVFTEGKGVPCLMAVYQDFNGSTQDLALAYAKGIGGARAGVLTTTFKDETESDLFGEQAVLCGGVTELIKAGFDTLVEGGYEPELAYFECLHEMKLIVDLMYEGGMAAMRYSISDTAEYGDYVTGQRIITEETRAEMRKVLSEIQNGTFARNWILENQANRPMFNAKRRQEAAHNIEIVGTELRGMMSWLKK from the coding sequence ATGAGCAAAATGTATTATGAACAAGACGCACGCTGGGAGCTTATTCAAGGTAAAACTGTAGCTGTTATTGGCTATGGCAGCCAGGGCCATGCCCATGCGTTAAACCTAAAAGACAGTGGTGTTAAAGTTATTGTAGGTCTGCATGAAGGCAGCAAATCAGCAGCCAAAGCGCGTGAAGACGGCCTGACGGTCACAAATGTTGCTCAGGCAGTTGCGTGTGCAGATATTACGATGATTCTTATTCCTGACGAGAAACAGGCTAATGTGTATGCGACCGAGATTGCCCCCAACCTTAAGCCCGGCTCGGCGTTAGCTTTTGCCCACGGCTTCAACATCCATTTTAACCAGATTGTACCCCCGGCCAATGTAGATGTATTTATGATAGCTCCCAAAGGCCCGGGACACTTGGTCCGCAGGGTATTTACCGAAGGGAAAGGCGTACCTTGTCTTATGGCTGTATATCAGGATTTTAACGGCAGTACCCAGGACTTGGCATTGGCCTATGCCAAAGGCATTGGTGGTGCCCGGGCCGGGGTGCTGACAACAACCTTCAAGGACGAGACCGAATCTGATCTTTTTGGTGAACAGGCCGTGCTGTGTGGTGGTGTAACAGAATTAATCAAAGCAGGCTTTGACACGTTGGTTGAGGGGGGCTATGAACCTGAGTTGGCTTATTTTGAATGCCTGCATGAAATGAAGCTTATTGTTGATCTCATGTATGAAGGCGGTATGGCTGCTATGCGCTACTCTATCAGCGATACTGCTGAGTACGGAGATTATGTAACCGGCCAGCGGATTATTACTGAGGAAACACGGGCCGAAATGAGAAAAGTGTTATCCGAGATACAAAATGGAACCTTTGCCCGTAACTGGATCTTGGAAAACCAGGCCAATCGGCCGATGTTTAATGCCAAACGCCGCCAGGAAGCTGCCCACAACATTGAAATTGTTGGCACTGAGCTGCGGGGCATGATGTCCTGGTTAAAAAAATAA
- the ilvN gene encoding acetolactate synthase small subunit encodes MQPSVLSVLVHNQPGVLVRVAGMFSRRGFNIDSLTVGVTQDPEFSRITVTVCGNQAFIDQVKKQIEKLVEVVAVQILPLNHSVVRGLALLKVKADDNRSEILKIAEVFRANVVDISGSTVTLEVTGEESKLNALTELLIPYGLLETIQTGLVALERGENTIYQYEERENDEQNVL; translated from the coding sequence GTGCAACCTAGCGTTCTTTCGGTATTAGTTCACAATCAGCCGGGGGTTTTAGTAAGAGTGGCTGGTATGTTTTCCAGACGGGGGTTTAACATTGACAGTCTGACTGTCGGCGTTACACAAGACCCGGAGTTTTCCCGGATAACAGTAACTGTTTGCGGTAATCAGGCATTTATTGACCAGGTAAAGAAACAGATCGAAAAACTGGTAGAGGTAGTGGCTGTGCAGATTTTACCGCTCAACCATTCGGTAGTCCGGGGGTTGGCGCTTTTAAAGGTCAAAGCCGATGATAATCGTTCTGAGATACTCAAAATAGCCGAAGTTTTCCGGGCCAATGTCGTAGATATTTCCGGCAGCACTGTTACCCTTGAGGTAACCGGGGAAGAAAGCAAGCTTAATGCATTGACGGAACTGTTAATTCCTTACGGACTTTTGGAAACCATCCAGACCGGCCTTGTAGCGCTGGAACGGGGTGAAAATACAATTTATCAATATGAGGAGAGAGAAAATGATGAGCAAAATGTATTATGA
- a CDS encoding phenylacetate--CoA ligase family protein — protein MNTYWNKPAETMAREEMANVQAGRLKEIIARLYRQQPFYRSKMQTEGLLAEDIVTLADIEKLPFTTKQDMRDNYPYGLFAVPMSEIIRIHASSGTTGRPTVVGYTKRDIGIWSEVAARSLVSAGLSRQSCIQVAYGYGLFTGGLGIHYGAELLGASVIPISSGNTARQIMLMKDFGTTALACTPSYALYIAETMREMGIDPRETSLKAGIFGAEPWSERMRLEIEAQLGIKALDIYGLSEIIGPGVAIECCVQDGLHVHEDHFYPEIINPLTGEVLPDGEKGELVLTTLTKEGMPMVRYRTRDLTVLYREKCACGRTLVRMSKVLGRSDDMLIIRGVNVFPSQVESVLLGIGETSPHYQLIIDRKDNLDFLTVLVEVTDEMFSDEVRGLEELEGKIKAELASVLNVSAAVRLVGPKTIERSEGKAKRVIDKRQL, from the coding sequence ATGAATACATACTGGAATAAACCGGCGGAGACAATGGCGCGGGAGGAAATGGCTAATGTACAGGCCGGGCGCTTAAAGGAGATTATCGCCCGATTGTACCGGCAACAGCCCTTCTATCGCTCTAAGATGCAAACAGAAGGATTGTTGGCTGAAGATATCGTTACCTTAGCGGATATTGAAAAGTTGCCATTTACAACAAAACAGGATATGCGTGATAACTATCCTTACGGACTGTTTGCTGTTCCTATGTCTGAGATTATCCGGATTCATGCCTCCAGCGGCACGACTGGCAGACCTACTGTCGTTGGTTATACTAAGCGTGATATTGGCATTTGGTCAGAAGTAGCGGCCCGTTCTTTAGTGTCTGCCGGTTTGAGCAGGCAATCGTGTATTCAGGTTGCTTACGGCTATGGTTTGTTTACTGGCGGCTTGGGCATTCATTATGGTGCCGAACTCCTGGGCGCTTCTGTAATTCCGATATCAAGCGGCAATACGGCTAGGCAAATTATGTTGATGAAGGATTTTGGCACAACCGCTCTCGCCTGTACGCCGTCATATGCGCTATATATTGCTGAGACAATGCGGGAGATGGGGATTGATCCGCGCGAGACCTCGCTTAAAGCGGGAATATTTGGGGCTGAGCCCTGGTCTGAGCGTATGCGGTTGGAGATTGAAGCTCAGCTGGGCATTAAAGCGCTTGATATCTATGGGTTAAGTGAAATCATTGGCCCGGGTGTAGCCATTGAATGCTGTGTACAAGATGGCCTGCATGTCCATGAAGATCATTTTTATCCCGAGATTATTAATCCCCTGACAGGGGAAGTCTTGCCTGACGGCGAAAAAGGTGAGTTAGTGCTGACAACGCTTACTAAAGAGGGGATGCCGATGGTTCGATACCGGACGAGAGATCTTACGGTCTTGTATCGTGAGAAGTGTGCCTGTGGCCGGACTTTGGTCAGAATGAGCAAAGTCCTGGGACGTAGCGACGACATGCTGATTATTCGCGGGGTAAATGTGTTTCCCTCACAGGTTGAGAGTGTGCTCTTAGGTATTGGCGAAACGTCACCCCACTACCAGCTGATTATAGACCGGAAGGATAACCTTGATTTTCTCACTGTGCTTGTCGAAGTGACAGATGAGATGTTTTCTGATGAAGTCCGTGGGTTAGAGGAATTAGAGGGCAAGATAAAAGCTGAATTAGCTAGTGTGCTTAATGTATCGGCTGCCGTGCGGCTTGTCGGCCCTAAAACAATTGAGCGCAGTGAGGGTAAGGCTAAACGCGTTATTGATAAACGCCAGCTTTGA
- a CDS encoding methylglyoxal synthase, whose product MINANEVSLMKKTVALIAHDRKKEEMLTFVLKNKKVLSSCHIIATATTGKIIKENAELDVTTYLSGPLGGDQQIGAQIACEKVDAVIFLRDPLTAQPHEPDITALLRICDVHNIPVATNTATANLVLCCFTSDKE is encoded by the coding sequence ATGATTAATGCTAACGAGGTGAGCCTGATGAAGAAAACCGTCGCACTCATTGCCCATGATCGCAAAAAAGAAGAAATGCTGACATTTGTATTGAAAAACAAAAAAGTACTTTCCTCCTGCCACATAATCGCTACTGCTACGACAGGAAAAATTATTAAAGAGAATGCCGAGCTGGATGTCACCACTTATCTCTCCGGTCCATTAGGCGGTGACCAGCAAATTGGTGCTCAGATAGCCTGTGAGAAAGTTGATGCCGTCATTTTCCTTCGCGACCCGTTAACTGCGCAACCCCATGAACCGGACATTACTGCACTTTTGCGGATATGTGATGTTCACAACATTCCTGTTGCCACCAATACCGCAACAGCGAATTTAGTTCTATGCTGTTTTACATCGGATAAGGAATAA
- a CDS encoding C40 family peptidase, translating to MKHFTRNITLILLFTLFTTLFMPAAPAKAFSLTDLTGSSAQSSSSSGGILNILLALLLGKFLGSSDNSGNANNISSVPVTPISPNTGNASTKGATIVKSAQKYMGVPYVWGGTTTGGWDCSGYTQYVMKENGITIPRTAAEQYSKGVAVDKANLKVGDLVFFTTYKPGASHVGFYMGDGKFIHASSAAKQVTINSLSEEYYIEHYVGARRYIQ from the coding sequence ATGAAACATTTTACGCGTAATATAACACTGATTCTTCTCTTCACCCTGTTTACTACCCTGTTTATGCCGGCAGCACCTGCAAAAGCCTTCTCACTTACAGACTTAACTGGTTCTTCCGCCCAAAGCAGCAGTAGCTCCGGCGGAATACTCAACATCCTGTTAGCACTTTTGCTAGGCAAATTTCTTGGCAGCTCAGACAACAGCGGCAACGCTAATAATATATCTTCTGTCCCTGTGACTCCAATAAGCCCTAATACTGGCAATGCTTCTACTAAAGGAGCAACGATCGTCAAAAGTGCCCAAAAATATATGGGAGTACCATATGTCTGGGGTGGCACAACAACTGGCGGCTGGGACTGTTCCGGCTACACACAATATGTGATGAAAGAAAATGGAATTACTATTCCCCGGACGGCAGCAGAACAATATAGTAAAGGGGTTGCTGTAGATAAAGCTAATCTAAAAGTAGGCGACCTGGTCTTCTTTACAACCTACAAACCCGGTGCCTCGCATGTTGGCTTTTACATGGGCGACGGCAAATTTATTCATGCCAGCTCTGCGGCCAAGCAGGTAACCATTAATTCACTGTCGGAAGAGTATTATATTGAACACTATGTTGGTGCCCGCAGATATATACAATAA
- a CDS encoding MASE3 domain-containing protein translates to MSSCIAKHERNSVLLIVIALIIFLLYDFYSKTFISFFSSDSLLLIHILLEFLSIAICFVITILGCVIYPLTKSRYIFMFSVLFFYVGIFDGFHTLSFSGMPFDLNPDAATWFWTIARIVEATGITLIFTKPDKAINIQPLKPVAIFLIVIGIVVSVSWYRSVVFLPTVLPASPNLPTECRSNVEYIISLLRTITLVIVVYRYRFAKSLAGIYIIQGVILALIGELIYVIYNNDSDPIIYHIYKVAGYFYFLKGIYFTTIRDYFNNRKSAEERFTILFHTNPCMMAIVTLAGKYVDVNKAFQENTGMSRDDIINGTISSVNLGDGGSIAVKLRQIMRDHRQIRNEEIHYVTNSHERKTAYMSADIIDFGINKCALITLTDITERRCLEREWLRLERLNLIGQMAASIGHEIRNPLTTVRGYLQLFQRRKDSITMTDAAAVMIEELDRANTIITEFLTMAKNKRSEFSKANINEIITGLLPLLSTNFDQKGRTIQTELGVIAEIPLDTREIRQVILNLVKNAIEATDCGGTITIRTSQVNQEVILTVENDGKKIPPEVLDKLGTPFFTTKDTGMGMGLAICYSIVARHKAKLIVESTDTATKFDIRFDY, encoded by the coding sequence TTGTCTTCCTGTATTGCTAAGCATGAGCGTAACAGTGTATTGTTAATTGTAATAGCGCTGATTATTTTTCTATTATATGATTTTTATAGTAAAACATTTATTTCATTTTTTAGTTCCGATTCTCTTTTGCTTATCCACATTTTATTGGAGTTTTTAAGTATAGCTATTTGTTTTGTTATCACTATTTTGGGATGTGTCATATACCCTTTAACTAAATCCCGCTATATATTTATGTTTAGTGTACTCTTTTTTTATGTGGGAATATTTGATGGTTTTCATACTCTTTCATTTTCAGGAATGCCATTTGACCTTAACCCTGACGCAGCGACATGGTTTTGGACTATTGCCCGAATAGTGGAAGCAACAGGGATTACTTTAATTTTTACAAAACCTGATAAGGCAATTAACATTCAGCCGCTAAAGCCGGTTGCCATATTTCTAATAGTTATAGGTATTGTAGTTTCAGTAAGTTGGTATCGGTCTGTTGTATTTCTACCAACCGTTTTACCTGCCAGTCCCAATTTACCAACTGAGTGTAGAAGTAATGTAGAGTATATAATTAGCCTTTTGCGGACAATTACCCTTGTTATAGTAGTTTATCGCTACCGGTTTGCCAAGAGCCTAGCTGGGATTTATATTATTCAGGGCGTTATCCTGGCATTAATCGGCGAGTTAATCTATGTAATATATAATAATGATTCTGATCCTATTATCTATCATATATATAAAGTAGCAGGGTATTTCTATTTTCTTAAAGGAATCTATTTTACTACAATAAGAGATTATTTTAATAATCGTAAAAGTGCAGAAGAACGTTTTACTATTTTATTTCATACTAATCCATGTATGATGGCGATAGTTACTCTTGCCGGCAAATATGTTGATGTTAACAAAGCCTTTCAAGAGAATACGGGTATGAGTAGAGATGATATTATTAATGGAACCATTAGCTCAGTTAATCTTGGCGATGGTGGCAGCATAGCAGTAAAACTCAGGCAAATAATGCGAGATCATAGACAGATTAGGAATGAAGAAATCCATTATGTTACAAATTCCCATGAAAGAAAAACTGCATATATGTCAGCAGATATTATAGATTTTGGCATCAATAAGTGTGCTTTAATTACACTTACGGATATTACTGAGCGTCGATGTTTGGAAAGAGAATGGTTGCGCCTGGAGCGTCTTAACCTTATTGGTCAAATGGCTGCTAGTATTGGTCACGAGATACGAAATCCATTAACAACAGTTAGGGGGTACCTTCAGCTTTTCCAAAGGCGAAAAGATAGTATAACCATGACAGATGCGGCCGCTGTCATGATTGAAGAACTTGACCGGGCCAATACAATTATAACTGAATTTTTGACTATGGCCAAAAATAAACGCAGTGAATTTTCAAAAGCAAATATTAATGAAATAATTACTGGTCTTTTACCCCTGCTAAGTACTAACTTTGACCAAAAAGGCAGAACCATCCAAACCGAGCTGGGTGTAATTGCTGAGATTCCTTTGGATACCCGAGAGATTAGGCAGGTAATCTTAAACCTAGTGAAAAATGCTATTGAAGCGACTGACTGTGGCGGTACCATTACAATAAGAACTTCACAGGTGAATCAGGAAGTAATCCTTACAGTGGAAAATGATGGCAAGAAAATACCGCCGGAAGTGCTGGATAAATTAGGTACGCCATTTTTTACTACCAAAGATACAGGTATGGGTATGGGATTAGCAATATGTTATAGTATTGTAGCCCGACATAAGGCTAAGCTTATTGTAGAGTCGACAGACACTGCCACCAAATTTGATATTAGGTTTGACTATTAA
- a CDS encoding pro-sigmaK processing inhibitor BofA family protein, which yields MQLLPAGLEFNVIIAYAFGIILIYLIGRMFLMPIKLVFKLIYNGLVGGIMLWVVNLVGGYFGFTIGINAITALVAGFLGLPGVVLLILFKIFIN from the coding sequence ATGCAGCTTTTACCGGCAGGTTTAGAATTTAATGTTATTATTGCCTATGCATTCGGTATTATTTTAATCTACCTTATCGGCCGGATGTTTTTAATGCCCATAAAACTGGTGTTTAAACTGATATATAACGGTTTAGTGGGGGGGATTATGCTCTGGGTTGTTAATCTTGTGGGCGGATACTTCGGGTTTACGATTGGTATTAACGCCATTACTGCGCTTGTAGCAGGTTTTTTGGGTTTACCGGGGGTTGTTTTGTTGATATTGTTTAAAATATTTATTAATTAG